The Streptomyces sp. NBC_00659 genomic interval GAGGCGTAGGACACCATCCGGGCGACGTCGAAGAGCATGTCCTTGGTGGACTCGTCCTGCATGGTCTCGCCGTTGAGCTTGAGCGTGACGCGCAGGTCGCCGGGCTCGGTGATCGACTCGGCGGGCACGATCCACGGACCGAGCGGGGTGAACCCCGGGGCGTTCTTGCTGCGCAGCCAGTCCGTGCCGATCTGCGGCATGTCCCGCCGGAACACGGTGGCACGGTCGGTGAGGTCGTTGGCGATGGTGTATCCGGCGACGTGGTCCAGGGCCTCCCCGACCTCGACCCCCAGGGCCGGGCGGCCGATGACGGCGACCAGCTCCAGCTCCCAGTCCGGCTGCTCGGCCCAGGCGGGCAGGACGACATCGTCGTACGGGCCCGTGATCGCACTCGGCAGGCCGATGAAGACGTACGGAAGGTCGTCGGCGGCGCGCCGGTCCATGATCTCGGCCGCCTCCTCGCGCCGCTCCTCCACCGGCCGCTCGTCCCCGGGGGCCCGGTGGGCGACGTGCAGGTCGATGACGTGCTGCCGGTAGTTGGCGCCGGACTGGAAGACCTGGCGCGGCTCGACCGGCGCATGCACGTGGAACCCCGCCAGCGGCTGTCGCGGTGCTTCGGCGTCGGTGGCCAGCTCGCGCAACCGGGGCAGGAAGTGTGCCCAGCGTTCCAGCAGCCCGCGTGCGGTGAGCGCCGGCTCCCCGAAGACCGTACGCAGGTCGATCGCCGAGCCGTCGGCTGTGACGAGGGCGGGGAACTCCGGCGCGTCCGGGGCGGAGAGGGTGGCGAGGGCGAAGGGCCCGGCGAAGAGCG includes:
- a CDS encoding fumarylacetoacetate hydrolase family protein; this encodes MKPEPAAPLFAGPFALATLSAPDAPEFPALVTADGSAIDLRTVFGEPALTARGLLERWAHFLPRLRELATDAEAPRQPLAGFHVHAPVEPRQVFQSGANYRQHVIDLHVAHRAPGDERPVEERREEAAEIMDRRAADDLPYVFIGLPSAITGPYDDVVLPAWAEQPDWELELVAVIGRPALGVEVGEALDHVAGYTIANDLTDRATVFRRDMPQIGTDWLRSKNAPGFTPLGPWIVPAESITEPGDLRVTLKLNGETMQDESTKDMLFDVARMVSYASQCARLLPGDLVLTGSPAGNGMHWGRLLRDGDVMDGSITGLGAQRTRCTAQVTP